GGAAATCCGCGGTTACGAAGCCGTGACCCGCATTGCCAACGCCCCGGAATTCATCAAGGGCGTGATCAACCTGCGCGGCATCATCATTCCCGTGGTAGACATGCGCATCAAGTTCAAGCTGGGCACGCCCGTGTACGACCAGTTCACGGTTGTGATCATCCTGAACATCGGTGGCCGCATCATGGGCATGGTGGTCGACAGCGTCTCGGACGTGACCACGCTCACGCCCGACCAGGTCAAGCCGGCCCCGGAAATGGGAACCGCCTTCAATTCCGACTATCTGGTGGGACTGGGCACGGTCGATGAGCGCATGCTCATCCTGATTGATATCGACA
This region of Massilia sp. PAMC28688 genomic DNA includes:
- a CDS encoding chemotaxis protein CheW, whose amino-acid sequence is MSMTMQSSKSGDAKEGAGSEFLAFTLGSEEYGIDILKVQEIRGYEAVTRIANAPEFIKGVINLRGIIIPVVDMRIKFKLGTPVYDQFTVVIILNIGGRIMGMVVDSVSDVTTLTPDQVKPAPEMGTAFNSDYLVGLGTVDERMLILIDIDKLMSSGEMGLIDKIAA